Within the Mucilaginibacter sp. CSA2-8R genome, the region GCGTATTACCTATTGACTATTATAATGAAGCAACAAAAATTATAAAGTCTGATCTAATAGACCCACATTATTTTGTGTTTTCTGATGATTTAAACTGGGCAAAAGACAAGCTCAATGTGGGCAGTGCAGTTACATTTGTTGATTTTAACGGAGAAATATCAGATTATACCGAATTAGAATTAATGAGCCAATGCAAGCATAACATTATAGCTAACAGCTCATTCAGCTGGTGGGGGGCATTTTTAAATACAAACAAGAAAAAGATCGTCATATCTCCACAAAATTGGGTAAAATCGTCGGCAATAAACAGTAAGGTTCACATACAAATGTCTAATTGGCTAAAGCTTTAATGAATAAAAATTTACCCCTTATTTCTGTAATTATTCCATGCTTTAATTCAGGAGAGTTTTTAATGTCTGCTATTGATAGTGTACAAAATAACTCTTCAGCTTATAATTTTGAAGTTATTATAATTAATGATGGTTCTACAGACCAATATACTCTTGATCTTTTAAAAGAACTATCAGCAAAAAGCTACAAGGTTATAAATCAAGAAAACAAAGGTGCTGCAAATGCACGAAATAAAGGAGTTAAATCGGCAAGTGGCAAGTACTTGTTAATGCTTGATAGTGATAATAGAATATATCCGGATTTTATTGCAAGGAGTATCAAAAAGCTTGAGGCTTCGGAAAAAATAGGAGTAGCTTATGGTAACGTGAATTTTATTGGTGACGTATCTCATAAGCGTATGTTTATCATTCGCGAATTTGATCCTCATATACTTATGCTGCATAATTTTATAGATATGTGCGCAGTAATTAGGAAAAAAACTTGGGACGAATTAAATGGGTTAGATGAAGGTCTTGTTGCGCTAGAAGATTGGGAACTGTGGCTGCGTGTTTATAAAGCGGGATGGGAGTTTTGTTATATTGACGAAGTTGCGTTTGATTATAGAGTAAGAAATAATTCTTTAATGGACCAAAACAATGATTTTAAATCCAAAGAACATCTTCTCAAATATATTCATGGTAAGCACATGGATATTTTATTGAAAAATTACGAGTCGCTTCTGGAGTGTTATTATAGCTATAACGTTCAAAAGAATAGCCCATTCAAATACTTTCTAAAAAACGTATATTTTAAATATTTTAAGTTTTAGTACATTATCTTACACTAAACGTTCTATAAAACTATTTCAAATTTACAATCTGACAGCAAAACATAACCTATTATCTTGCTACCGTTAGCATCACTTTGCTACGTTAGCTTCAGGCTCTTGAAACAAGTAAGCATCATTATTTTGATTTCAAGAACTTTAATTAAACTAATTATTTAGATGGTTTCTATCATAGTCTCATCATATAAAAGTGCTTATTTCGATCAGCTGGTCGCGTCTATCAATTCAACGATTGGTGACGTTCCTTTTGAAATACTTAAGGTGGACAATCCTGGGCTTTATAGCCTAACACAAGCGTACAATTTAGGAGCAAGTCGAGCAAAATATGAGCTTTTATGTTTTATTCATGAAGATGTAAAAGTTCATAGTGAAAATTGGGGCGAAAATTTAGTAAGTCATTTTAACAAGACTTACAATTTAGGGTTGATTGGTGTCGCCGGAAGCCAAGTGAAGCTACAACTTCCAACTGGTTGGGGACATCATATCAGAGAAAAAAATAAGCTGAACATATTACAGTTGACCAAAGATGGTACACCTTATAAAATATCAACTCAAGGCAACAGTAAAATTGATTTTGTTAAAGTGGTTGATGGAGTATTTATGGTAACCAAAAAAGCTATTTGGGAAGAATACAATTTTGATGAGAATGTTACCGGTTATCATTTTTATGATATAGATTTTTCCGTAACTGTTGGTCAAAAATATAAGGTTGCAGTAGTTTACGACATATTGCTTGAACATTTTTCGCACGGTAATTATGGGGATGAGTGGATAGAAGCTGCCATAAAATATAATAACTTGACTGGTAAAGCGCATCTTTTTGATCAACTTTTGCCAAACGAAAAACTTTTTAGAGGGCCCTATTACTTACACCTTGCACAGTACAAGCTGAAGCTTAAAAGTAAGATTTTGTATATCAAAAATTTAGGTATCGATTTAAGATCAATACCTGCAATAGGTGCCTTTATTTTTCCCAAAATAGCTTTTTATATACATGGTTTAATTAAGGGTAAACGTTAAATAATTAATAAGACAGGCATGTTTACTAAGTGTACATGGAAACAATTCGAATAGCTGCGACAGTAATTTTATATAACCCTACACTAGAAATAATTAGTAATGCTAAATCTTATGCTAATTATGTCGATAAAGTTATTGCGGTAGACAATTCAGAAGGGTCTTGTAATGCAATAGTACAATCATTCAGAGGATTCGAAAATTCCGTATTTATCAGTAATGGAGATAATTTAGGTATCGCAAATGCATTAAATACAGCTGCGCAAATCGCCTATCAGGAAGGATATCAATGGTTACTTACAATGGATCAAGATAGTTCTTTTGACAAAACTCAAATCGCTAATTTTTTGCATTTACCTACTGGCTATGGCCAAGGTGTAGATACCGTCGGTATATTTACACCATACCATGCTACACAAACTGCAGGTCTTTCGAATTATAATAGTGATAAGCTTTCTGTAGTTAAAACGTGCATGACGTCCGGAAATTTAATTAATCTGGAAATTTGGCGCCAGGTAGGAGGGTTTAATGATAGTTTGTTTATTGATTACGTAGATCATGAGTACTGCTTAAAAATCAGGAAACAAGGTTATGTTGTGCTCCAGGATAATACTACAATATTAAAACACCAGTTAGGCGAGGCTGAACGTATTAAATTTGCCAATGTTTCGTATACAACAAGTAATCACAATTACATACGCCGATATTATATCACACGAAACAGGCTGTATTTTATAAAAAAATATTTTTTGTTTGATCCGAAACTTTGTATCTCAGAGGCGTACTCGCTATGTGCCGAATCTGTTAAGATATTGCTTCAGGAGAAGCAAAGACTTAAAAAGTTTAAATCAATTGCACGAGGTATCAAAGATTTTTTAACAGGTAGCTACGGCCCATACCGGTATTTTTAGTATGTGCTTAAATTTTTATGAAGGAGTTTGATGTATCAGGATAGAATTTTTATTGTATTAGTAAATTACGGAGGGCATCTTGATACTACAGCTTGCATTGAATCAATCTTAAAGTGTCGAGACAACAATGTACAAATTATAGTCATCGATAATTCGCCGGAGTCATCCTCAATTGACTATATTAAATCTTGGGCTGACCAAATTGATAAAACAAACGATAGTGACAGTGAACCTTCGTCACTTTTTAGTTTTATAAATATTGATGTTGATGATTTTTTGCAACTGAAGCAAGAGCTGTATCACCAGGTTATACTTGTTAGTAAAGTTGAAAACAAAGGATTTGCTGCTGCCAATAATGTTGCTTTAAGATATCTTATAAAAAGCGTAAATTTTACTTGGGTGTGGTTGCTTAATAACGATACTATAATTCCGGAGGATACGCTGAAAAATATAAGGTTGGGTTTAAGTAACGTAGATGACAATGTAGGAATTGTCGGCACAAAAATTTATTATCATGATAAACCTGATTTGCTGCAGGGAGTAGGCGGGAAATACAATAAATTTTTTTCTACTTCTGTACATGTGGGCTCAAACCAAAATGATTTTGATTATAACTCTAAAGAATTTAGAAAAAATGTTGATTATATAATCGGAGCATCTATGATTGTTAGAAAAGATCTTATAAAAGATGTAGGCTTGATGAACGAATCATATTTTCTTTATTATGAAGAATTAGACTGGACGCTACGTAGTAAAAGCAAAGGATGGTATATTGACTTGCTGCCTAAAGTGCATATATATCATAAAGAAGGTGCCACTATATCAAAAAATCAGGATCGGGCATCGTTGTTGTCTGACAAGTGTTTGATAGTTAACAGAGTTAAGCTAAGTAAGAAATTTTTTCCGGCTTATTTGATTTTTGTCTACTTTTCGTTAATTATAGTACTAACCAGGCGTATAACAAGAGGGCAAACCAATCGTCTTAAGCCAATTTTACTCGCATTAATTCATCAAAATCCATTGTATTAAAATCCTTTATATCGCTTTTAAATAATGGTTTCTTCAATTAAAAACCTACCTGTAAAATCTGTATGTGCGTCTGCTATTATCCTTTTGATTGGATTTCAGCAGTTCCCTATCATCAAAGCAGGGGGCAGCTTCAAAATATATGAAGTTTTGGCAATTGTGATTTTGTTGGTCGACCTCATCAAAATACGCGAAGTTAAACTTGCCGGCTTTACATCTTTGGCTGCTTTCGGATTTTTTGTTGTGTCACCTATAATAAGTTATGTATGGGCAAATGTCGGATTAAGCTATCCAAACGGGTTTTATTTAAAGTACAGTGAAGTAGCCGATTCATTTAAATTTAACTATAACGTTTTTCCGTTTTTATTATTGATTTACATGGTGTTCAACTTTTGTGCATTTAATGAAATCAGTAAATCAAATTTTATAAGCAAAAATTTTGAGAAGCTATTAAAAACATCGGTTTATATAGGTACCGGAATCGCCATCTATTCGATCCTAACTATGTTTACTGTTGATTTAGTGGCAAAGTTACCATCGTTCATCCAAGCTAAACATGAGTATAATTTTCGTAGTGCGGGCTTATCGCAAGAGCCAAGTTTCTATGTGTTATATCAAACCTGGATATGTTTGATATTATATTATACAAAAAAAAAGTTTAAATCTAAAGTTTGGTATTTTCTTATGGCAGTAAACGTATTGTCGTTAATATTTACCTTTTCTTCAATGCTTTTAAGCTTAGCTGCCATAATATTCTTCAATGTTTTCTTTTTAAAAAGCTCGGTTAAAGCAAAAATAGTTTCAATCGCATCTCTTTTATTGGCCATATTGGCCATAGTGGCCATAATTGATTATTACAACTACTATGATGCATTCATGTATACTTTTGGTGCAAAAGTGTACTCCTTTATTTCGTCACCTGCTTATACAACAGATAGTGGTAGTTTTAGGAGTTATACTACCGGCATTGGGTTTAAAATATTTAAAGATAATTGGTTTGCAGGCGTCGGGGTTGGCAACAGTATATATTACATGTACATCCATGAATTTACTATGGGAATTGAGATTTTTGGCGAACGTTTATTTCCAGGATCTTTTCCGCAAAATTTATTCGCGATGGTACTTAGTGAGCAAGGTGTTATAGGGGCAATGGCCCTATTAGCTTTAATAGTAAGCGCTTTCAAAATGTTTTGGAAAGCCCGGTATCGCAATGCTTACGGGCTATTATTTTTAAATGGCTTGTTATTTAACATAGGTGCAATGTTAACCATTGCACCCACATACTCTATGTTCATTTGGGTTTTTATAGCTTTCGGTATAAACTATACGCGTAAAAACTCAGGTATAGTTTTATCGGATAAAAGCCTTGAAACTGTTGCATAATTAACGTATTTAACATGAATTAATGCTCAACGATTTACGATCTATATTTTCGCGAAACACCTTTCATGCAAGAGTAATTTTACTAATACTTTACTTTGAAAAAAGGTCCTTATTTAAAGCGCCATTCAAGGTGTTAAGAAAGTTTATCTGCCAAGCATTGTACCATTGCGAAATACATCCTGATGTTCTTAGTCTGAGTGCAATAACAACATTACGTTTGCCGCATCCTTTCTTGATCATAATTCATCGTAGCTGCAGAATTGGAAATAACAGCACTGTTTTTCAAGGTGTAACAATTGGTGTTAAAGAGAACAGAACTATCGAGGCGGCGCAGATCGGTAATAATTTTTATATAGGGTGTAATTCAACGGTATTAGGCCCGATAAATATTGTTGATGATGTTACAATTGGTGCACATGCTCTCGTATTGTCTGATGTAACTAAAGCTGGCGTTATCCATGGTTTACATAAATAAGACCGTTTTTCGTATTTTTAATAATTACGTAATTATATGCATATTGTAATCGATGCAAGAATGTTGCAAAGTTCTGGAATAGGAACTTACTTGCAAAATATAATTGAAGGTTTACGATATAGCGGCTATGAAATTACATTGCTCGGTGATATTGAACAACTATACAGATTTAGCAATTTTGCCAGAATTATCGAATTTACTGATCCAATATATTCAATTAAAGAGCAGTTAAAATATTCAAAAGTGATTCCCCAGTGTGACGTTTTTTGGTCTCCGCATTATAATATCCCGTTATCGAGATCTGTAAAAGCAAAGAGACGGATAGTAACCATCCATGATGCTTATCACTTAGCTTTTTATGATAGTTTGCCTTTGAAACAGAAATTGTATGCCAAGTTTGTGCTCAATAAGGCGGTAACAATGAGTGATAGCATTATTACGGTATCTAATTTTTCGAGGAATGAGATTTTAAAATTTACAGGATGTAAGCCAGACAAAATTAGCGTGATATATAACGGAGTCAACAAGCCAGGCTTGGAAGATGATAACAGTGTATTAAAATCAAAATATCAGCTTCCGGATAATTACATTTTGTTTGTTGGTAACGTTAAGCCACACAAAAACTTGTCAACGCTGTTGAAAGCTTATTCAGCGTTAGATAAATCGATAAAATTAAAGTACAAATTGGTTATAGCTGGCAAAAAAGATGGATTCATTACTGGCGATTCAGAAATATTCACATCTTTAAATAATGATTCGTCTTTGAAAGAAAGCGTCTGCTTTACCGGTTATATTGATCCTGATGACATGAACTCTTTATATAAGCACGCATCATTATTTGTATTCCCATCATCATATGAGGGGTTTGGCTTACCTCCTTTAGAAGCCATGGCTAATAGCTGCCCGGTAATTGTTGCATCATCGAGCTGCTTGCCGGAAATATGTGGAGATGCTGTAAATTACTTTCCGTACAATGATACAAATGCTCTTAAAGTGTTAATTAAGAACGTTTTGACCAGTAGTAAGTTAAGAGGTGAACTTATAAACAAGGGTAAGAAAAGAGTTTTATTATTTCCGTGGAGCTCATCAATAGACTGCCATAAGAAAACATTTGAGACTAACTGATTTCACTACTTTTGAAGTAGGAGTCTTTCTTAAATAGAAATACTAACTTTACAAGTCGGAAATTGTTCTATTTTGTATTTTGTGCAGATCATAAATGAAGAAGTTTTAAGTAAGAATGAATTTTCATTTTTTGCATTTTTAAAGTAGAGCTAATTTAGATTAATAGATTAAAGAGAAAGAAAGCTAATGAAAGTAGCTATAATACATGATGAATTGATGAGGAGAGGAGGGGCAGAACAAGTTGTACTAACTATGCTCAAATCATTTCCTACCGCCGATATCTATACATTAGCTTATAATGGTGATGCCACTTATCCTGAATATGGAAATTACAAGATAAACACATCAGTCTTTCAGGTATTCGCTAAAAATGTGAAAGTGATGCATTCGTTGTTTTTTCCGTTCGGAATTATGGCAATGAAGGCAATGAAAATAACTGGTTACGATGTAGTGATTATTTCTAACACTCATTGCGCCAAGTATGTAAAAATTGATGCTAAGTCTAAAGTATTTATGTATACGCATACACCTTTTAGATTAGCTTGGAACCCTACATCTTACACTCAGTATATACAATCAAAAGGGCTGTATCGCTTAATTTTTGACACAGTTATCTCGTGCTTGCGTCGTATTGATGCTAATTCAGCAAAAAGGGGCGACTTTTTTATCGCTAATACTACTCAGACGGCACTTCGCATCAAAGAGGCTTATAAAATAAAACAGGTTTTTGTAATAAAGCCTGATGTTAAAGTGCGCAATTTTTATATATCCGAAAAACCTAAAAAGTACTATTTGCTGGTCTCCAGGTTAGAGTATTATAAGAAAGTTGATTTAGCCATCGAAGCTTTTAATCAACTTGGATTAAATTTAATTATTGTAGGCGATGGTACCAAAGCGTTTGAGCTTAGGGCCCTAGCAAAAAGCAATATTTCTTTTGTAACCAATGCGTCTAATGAGGAACTTGCTAATTTTTACGCTAATTGTGAAGCTTTCATTTTTCCACAGCATGAAGATTACGGCATTACTCCCCTTGAAGCTAACGCTTCCGGGCGGCCGGTAATCGCTTATGGTAAGGGAGGGGTCTTGGAAACTATGATTCCTTATACAGGAGATGCCTCGAAATGTACTGCGTTGTTTTTTGAAAATCAAACAGTAAGTGATTTGGCAGAAGCTGTATTGCGATACAGTGATTTAAAGTTTGATGCTAATTTTATCAGAGCCCATGCAGAAAAATTTGACGAAAGTGTTTTTATTAAAACATTCAGACGCTTTGTACTTGAAAAGCTAAATGGTAAGCTGCTAAAAAATGAAAGCGCGAGTTCAAACGAAGAGATAACGGTTGTTGAAATTGCCCAATAATGCTGTTCACTTAGATTTTTGCAATGGATATATTTTTAATATACAATTATTAAATTTTACGTAGTGATACAAAAGCTGCTTGTTTTCGCCTTGCTTGCGTTGGTTATGTCCTGTAAAAAAGATGTTCGGGACAGTAAAGATGTTTACGTGAACAATTTTGAAACTGCTGATAAAACAGGTATTCAGAACTTTTTGTCGGTTAAGTTTAACGGCGGGTATGTTTTAGGACCTTATCGCGGCAGTGATTTTGTATTAACTATAAATGATTTACCTAAACATAAGTTGCTTAGAATATCATTTGATTTATACATTCATGATGCATGGGCAGGTAACAACGGTACTGATGGTAAACCTGATTTATGGCAAATGATGGTTGATGGTAAAACGTACGTTAATACCACATTTTCTAATTTGTCTTGTGCCGCAGGTAATTTCTGCCCTCCGCAGGCTTATCCTGATGAATATCCAAATAATAATCACAATCCTAAATCTGGAGCTATTCGTACCGATTTCCCTGGTTTATGTCAGACAACTCAGGCCTCGACGTTATATCATATAGAAAAAACAATCACACATGATGCAGACAACGCTCAAATGAAATGCTTGGATAAGCTGATGCAAGGCAGTGTGACACCTGGCACTTGCTATGCAAGTTGGTCTGTTGATAATTTAAAGATAACCGCCATAAATTTATGAGTGTGCTGAAAAATGTTTTAGCCACCGCTCTTTTAATAGTAGCGGCTTGCTCTATCACATCAGCGCAATCGTTGCCTGTAGGTAGTCCGGCGTTAGAAGATTACTACCGCAGAGGCCAGTTGCTTGGAACTGCTGATACGACCGTATCAATGATGGTAAGGCCATTACAACCTGCTTGGTTGAAAAAAGATGTTGATGTATTTTATCCTGATGACGAAGAAAGGCGTTTAAATCTCTTAGGATTTGATCGTAAGTATTTAATACAAGGTGCAGGCCGGGATCTGAAACTTCTTCCTTTAAGTGTTCAAACCCAATTTAATTCGGATCACCCTTACGGATGGAATGATGGGGCGATGATACCTGCTAAAGGGCTACAAACCCTTATTAGTGCAGGCATATTTTATAAAAAAGGGCCTTTAACAATTCAGCTACGTCCGGAATTGGTGATGGCCGCTAACTCGTCTTTTGACACTTTCAATAAAAACCATTACGAGGTTATATTTGCCCGTTACTATGATATTTACAACAATATTGATCTGCCTGCCAGATTTGGCAGCAATCCTTATGTAAGGGCCTTTTGGGGGCAAAGTGCTGTTAAGCTAAATTTTGGAGCAGTCGCCTTTGGTATATCCACCGAAAACCTATGGTGGGGACCAGGTATACGCAATTCTTTATTGATGAGTAATAGTGCTCCTGGTTTCAAGCACCTTACTTTAAACACAAACAGACCAATCAAAACACCTGTGGGTTCTTTTGAAGGTCAGCTCATTGCTGGTAGACTGGAAAACTCAGGCTATCACCCTTTAACTCCCGATACTACATTTTTAAACTCGCCACTGTATGTACCCAAACCTACCGATTGGCGCTATCTGTCAGGCATAGTATTGAGCTGGCAGCCGCGTTGGGTGCCTGGGCTTTTCTTGGGCTACAGCCAAACGCGCCAAATGTACAGCAAGGACTTAAATTCATTAGGAGACTATTTGCCTTTTTTTTCGCAGACAAAATCTGTTACTGCGCCGGATGCAGCAATTGAGAATCGCGATCAGCGCAGTGCTGTTTTTATGCGTTGGTTATGGACTAAAGAGCATGCCGAAGTATATTTTGAATTCGGACACAATAATTATAACCGAACTGCCAGAGAATCTGCCTTGGAGCCAGAGAATTCTCGTGGCTATACCTTTGGCTTGCGAAAAGCACTTCCATTTAATACAACAAGGGGCGAAAGTTTGTTAATAGGGGTTGAAGCAACAGTGTTGCAGGAAAATGATGTTAATAAAACGCTTCAAGGATATTCCTGGTATGTAAACAAATATATTAGACAGGGCTACACCAATAGGGGCGAGATTTTGGGAGCTGGCATCGGGCCAGGCGCTAACCTTCAATCGCTGGATGTTAGTTGGGTTCGCGGACTTAAAAGACTGGGCTTGCAATTAGAACGTTATGTGCATAACAATGATTTTTATTACTATGCCTACTCGGATAGTAAAGATACAAGAAGGCATTGGGTAGATCTAAGTTTAGGAGCCTCGGGCGAATGGAACTATAAAAACCTGATCTTCAACGCTAAGCTTGCGGTAATCCGATCGCTGAATTATCAATGGTTTTTACTACAAAAACCTACCGATCCTTATTGGATAAATGGTAAAGATGTTACTAATGTTCAGTTACAAGCAGGAGTAACCTACAGGTTTTAGTTTTAACAAAGGAGCTGAATTTTAAGCAAGTTATCTGTGAAAAAGATATATAAAAGGGTTCTATCTGGTTTATCTGCTTGCGTGTTGGGCTCGCATTTAAATTTGAATGCGCAAAGTTTACCTGTGGGCACATCTGTTATTGAAGATTATTACCG harbors:
- a CDS encoding O-antigen ligase family protein, giving the protein MVSSIKNLPVKSVCASAIILLIGFQQFPIIKAGGSFKIYEVLAIVILLVDLIKIREVKLAGFTSLAAFGFFVVSPIISYVWANVGLSYPNGFYLKYSEVADSFKFNYNVFPFLLLIYMVFNFCAFNEISKSNFISKNFEKLLKTSVYIGTGIAIYSILTMFTVDLVAKLPSFIQAKHEYNFRSAGLSQEPSFYVLYQTWICLILYYTKKKFKSKVWYFLMAVNVLSLIFTFSSMLLSLAAIIFFNVFFLKSSVKAKIVSIASLLLAILAIVAIIDYYNYYDAFMYTFGAKVYSFISSPAYTTDSGSFRSYTTGIGFKIFKDNWFAGVGVGNSIYYMYIHEFTMGIEIFGERLFPGSFPQNLFAMVLSEQGVIGAMALLALIVSAFKMFWKARYRNAYGLLFLNGLLFNIGAMLTIAPTYSMFIWVFIAFGINYTRKNSGIVLSDKSLETVA
- a CDS encoding capsule assembly Wzi family protein; amino-acid sequence: MSVLKNVLATALLIVAACSITSAQSLPVGSPALEDYYRRGQLLGTADTTVSMMVRPLQPAWLKKDVDVFYPDDEERRLNLLGFDRKYLIQGAGRDLKLLPLSVQTQFNSDHPYGWNDGAMIPAKGLQTLISAGIFYKKGPLTIQLRPELVMAANSSFDTFNKNHYEVIFARYYDIYNNIDLPARFGSNPYVRAFWGQSAVKLNFGAVAFGISTENLWWGPGIRNSLLMSNSAPGFKHLTLNTNRPIKTPVGSFEGQLIAGRLENSGYHPLTPDTTFLNSPLYVPKPTDWRYLSGIVLSWQPRWVPGLFLGYSQTRQMYSKDLNSLGDYLPFFSQTKSVTAPDAAIENRDQRSAVFMRWLWTKEHAEVYFEFGHNNYNRTARESALEPENSRGYTFGLRKALPFNTTRGESLLIGVEATVLQENDVNKTLQGYSWYVNKYIRQGYTNRGEILGAGIGPGANLQSLDVSWVRGLKRLGLQLERYVHNNDFYYYAYSDSKDTRRHWVDLSLGASGEWNYKNLIFNAKLAVIRSLNYQWFLLQKPTDPYWINGKDVTNVQLQAGVTYRF
- a CDS encoding glycosyltransferase family 2 protein — encoded protein: MYQDRIFIVLVNYGGHLDTTACIESILKCRDNNVQIIVIDNSPESSSIDYIKSWADQIDKTNDSDSEPSSLFSFINIDVDDFLQLKQELYHQVILVSKVENKGFAAANNVALRYLIKSVNFTWVWLLNNDTIIPEDTLKNIRLGLSNVDDNVGIVGTKIYYHDKPDLLQGVGGKYNKFFSTSVHVGSNQNDFDYNSKEFRKNVDYIIGASMIVRKDLIKDVGLMNESYFLYYEELDWTLRSKSKGWYIDLLPKVHIYHKEGATISKNQDRASLLSDKCLIVNRVKLSKKFFPAYLIFVYFSLIIVLTRRITRGQTNRLKPILLALIHQNPLY
- a CDS encoding glycosyltransferase family 2 protein, whose amino-acid sequence is METIRIAATVILYNPTLEIISNAKSYANYVDKVIAVDNSEGSCNAIVQSFRGFENSVFISNGDNLGIANALNTAAQIAYQEGYQWLLTMDQDSSFDKTQIANFLHLPTGYGQGVDTVGIFTPYHATQTAGLSNYNSDKLSVVKTCMTSGNLINLEIWRQVGGFNDSLFIDYVDHEYCLKIRKQGYVVLQDNTTILKHQLGEAERIKFANVSYTTSNHNYIRRYYITRNRLYFIKKYFLFDPKLCISEAYSLCAESVKILLQEKQRLKKFKSIARGIKDFLTGSYGPYRYF
- a CDS encoding glycosyltransferase; the protein is MNKNLPLISVIIPCFNSGEFLMSAIDSVQNNSSAYNFEVIIINDGSTDQYTLDLLKELSAKSYKVINQENKGAANARNKGVKSASGKYLLMLDSDNRIYPDFIARSIKKLEASEKIGVAYGNVNFIGDVSHKRMFIIREFDPHILMLHNFIDMCAVIRKKTWDELNGLDEGLVALEDWELWLRVYKAGWEFCYIDEVAFDYRVRNNSLMDQNNDFKSKEHLLKYIHGKHMDILLKNYESLLECYYSYNVQKNSPFKYFLKNVYFKYFKF
- a CDS encoding glycosyltransferase — encoded protein: MKVAIIHDELMRRGGAEQVVLTMLKSFPTADIYTLAYNGDATYPEYGNYKINTSVFQVFAKNVKVMHSLFFPFGIMAMKAMKITGYDVVIISNTHCAKYVKIDAKSKVFMYTHTPFRLAWNPTSYTQYIQSKGLYRLIFDTVISCLRRIDANSAKRGDFFIANTTQTALRIKEAYKIKQVFVIKPDVKVRNFYISEKPKKYYLLVSRLEYYKKVDLAIEAFNQLGLNLIIVGDGTKAFELRALAKSNISFVTNASNEELANFYANCEAFIFPQHEDYGITPLEANASGRPVIAYGKGGVLETMIPYTGDASKCTALFFENQTVSDLAEAVLRYSDLKFDANFIRAHAEKFDESVFIKTFRRFVLEKLNGKLLKNESASSNEEITVVEIAQ
- a CDS encoding glycosyltransferase, producing the protein MVSIIVSSYKSAYFDQLVASINSTIGDVPFEILKVDNPGLYSLTQAYNLGASRAKYELLCFIHEDVKVHSENWGENLVSHFNKTYNLGLIGVAGSQVKLQLPTGWGHHIREKNKLNILQLTKDGTPYKISTQGNSKIDFVKVVDGVFMVTKKAIWEEYNFDENVTGYHFYDIDFSVTVGQKYKVAVVYDILLEHFSHGNYGDEWIEAAIKYNNLTGKAHLFDQLLPNEKLFRGPYYLHLAQYKLKLKSKILYIKNLGIDLRSIPAIGAFIFPKIAFYIHGLIKGKR
- a CDS encoding glycosyltransferase family 1 protein yields the protein MHIVIDARMLQSSGIGTYLQNIIEGLRYSGYEITLLGDIEQLYRFSNFARIIEFTDPIYSIKEQLKYSKVIPQCDVFWSPHYNIPLSRSVKAKRRIVTIHDAYHLAFYDSLPLKQKLYAKFVLNKAVTMSDSIITVSNFSRNEILKFTGCKPDKISVIYNGVNKPGLEDDNSVLKSKYQLPDNYILFVGNVKPHKNLSTLLKAYSALDKSIKLKYKLVIAGKKDGFITGDSEIFTSLNNDSSLKESVCFTGYIDPDDMNSLYKHASLFVFPSSYEGFGLPPLEAMANSCPVIVASSSCLPEICGDAVNYFPYNDTNALKVLIKNVLTSSKLRGELINKGKKRVLLFPWSSSIDCHKKTFETN